The following DNA comes from Miscanthus floridulus cultivar M001 chromosome 5, ASM1932011v1, whole genome shotgun sequence.
ACGTACGATGTTCTCGAGGTAGTTGATCTCGCTGCCGATCTTGCGGTCCTTCTCGGAGCGCACCTTGTGCACGGCCGCCTCCAGGTTGTGCTCCAGCAGCTCCAGCGACGGCACCGTGTACTGCTCCCCGTCGTCCACCGTCATGAACCGCAGCTCCTTCTCCATGAGCTCGCACATCTGCTCCGCCTTCTCCAGCTCCGCGCGCCGCTcctgccgccgtcgtcgtcgagcaAGAgcatcatcattagttcattactgCTAATAAGAGCATGCATGCTTTGCCACGTGCTCTACTCACTAACAAAATTACCTGGCGAATGTCGGTCCAAACCTTGGTGTGCGTCACGGCCTCGTACCTCTCGACCAGGTCCTTAACAGAGGGGACGGTGGGCGAGAGGTAGTGGTAGAGCTTGCCGGAGGTGGAgaagaggagcagcagcaagtcgACGTCGCACAGAACGGAGAGCTCCCTGGCCTTCTTGAAGAGGCCGTCCCGGCGCTTGTAGAAGGTGGACTGACGCTGCGTGGGGTTCTCGATCCGCTTTATCTCGCTGCGGCCCCGACCCATGTCGTCGTCGCTCCCCTCCTCGTCCCCAACTCGCAAACGCGCGGCGCCGCAGCCCCTGCCCCCGCGCGCCGCCACGGACCACGGCGTTGTTGCGAGAATATGGAAACCGAGCTAGCTCTACCTCGCTGAGCTCGGCACCGTGAGCTGCTCGCTGGATGTAACAGTTGAGAGCGGAGGCGAAGCGAGCGAGCGAGACGGTGCGTGCCGAGCCGAGCTATTCGTTGCCCGAGGGTGAGCCGGCGAGGGTACTGGTGGTGGCAAAAGGcagtagggccttgtttagatacactcaaaattccaagttttttcactctctctccatcacatcaatttttagccgtttgcatggagcattaaatgtaggtaaaaaaaataactaattgcacagtttagttggaaatcacgagataaatcttttgagcttagttggtccacaattggacaatatttatcaaataagacgaaagtgctactattcatcgggttgaaatcttttcacgatctaaacgaggcctagggccttgtttagttaccttcaaaatttcaagttttttcactttctctccatcacatcaatttttagccgcttatatggagtattaaatataggtaaaaaaaaataactaattacacagtttagttggaaatcacgagatgaatcttttgagcctagctgatccacgattggacaatatttgtcaaataagacgaaagtgatactattcatcaggttgaaaaaactttcaatctaaacgTGGCCTAGGAGTATGAGGCCAAGTGCTCGTAGCAGCGAGACATGATAGTCTAGTGACTTTACTCTAGCTGCTCCACGCTCTGTCTAGCCTCTAGGTAGCTTTGTCGTTGTGTCAGGTAGTGCGTGGCCGCCGGCAGTTGGTTGGTCGTTCGTTCCCCACTGGCCCCTGCCCCCTGCCCGTTGCCATTGCCACTTGCAAGTCGCACACTGTACTGCAGGCCTTGCAGCTTTGCAGTTGCAGGGGAAGGAGGGAGCACCGAGCACGGGCATGGCTGGACTGGCATTGCGACGTGCATGAAGGGACAGAGACGTGTCGAGGGCTGAGTACAGTGGATCCATCGATCATATCCTACAGTACTCCTACGTAGGAGTGACGGTAGGCTTGTAGAGTATAGAGTATATATAGTGGTGGCTGCTGTATTATTACAAGTACGCACACGCACCTACGGAGTACGAtacaggagtagacgtgacccaTGCGCTTCGCGTTTTCTTTGCATTGCTTTTTCTCTGATAAGGATAACTTGGAAACACATATGTACTCCATCCATACGTATATAAACTCACACCAAAAAGCTGAGATGCAAAGTCATATTTCAATTGGTTGTCTTGTAGTGCACATACAAGTGAAATTTATGACTTCTTCAAAAATGAATTTACATCCCAACTTTTGCATGTGAATAGATATATAGATGCACTACATATGTGtcaagttttaaaaaaaaaatcaagtcaCAAGAGTGCATTTTTTAAATTAGTTTTTTTCATGTTTCCACGTAGTAAGCAGTTTCCACCACATATTTCCTCATCAACCaaataagctttgtcttcttttaCTTCTACTAGCAAATATGTATGTGCATTGTAACGAGACGTAAAAGTTGTTGTGTGGTTACCTAGAGATGCCCTTACCAAAGATAACTGAGCTAGATATCTTTGTTGAATTTATTTGTGCTTGACTTAATCTTAATTACTTCAATTAACTCTAACTTTCAACACCCATAATGAATACTAGGTGCAATAATTGTTTTCGTATGAGAAATTATCCGAAGAATGACTCAGCTTAAATGATGGCTAGCTATATTGTGTGCAATTTTTGTGGAAGAAGATATATAATGTACCTCTGGTGGTCTTGAACTCGTGATCCTTGCCATCACGCCATGGGTCTACATTTGCCATTCGTGAAAGTGAGAAGTATGGGATGAAGGAAGATACAATCTACCCCTCTGTCGTTCCTCGGACTTCTGCACCATTCTCCTCGTTTCGGTGGGTCTATGACTCTATGTTACCATTggtgagaggaaaaaaaacatgGGAATGAGGAACGACTTCTCCCTTGGTCTTATGTTTGAGAGACTAATGGACGAACTTTAATATTAAAGTACATATAGATGTAGATTTTGATAAGACAGAATGGACCACTCCATTATTTTCATTCTTCCATCGGTCAAGACATTAGACATCATACATAATTTTATCGTGGCTTCACGTCACATACAAAGTAAAGCGAATCATCGGCCAAAACTAACGATGGTAAGATAGGTCCCGTTCGCTTtgttgaaaaaacaaaccgaaatacTGTTTCGATTGatttactgtgagagaaaaatacgatTCCGACTGAAataaaacaagctaaaaaatacAGATTATAAGACAAATGAACAGGGTATTCTCTTTTCTACTAGCATGCATACAGCATAGTACTAGTACATATGATCACTTCACAGTTCAAAAAACAAATGCCCGATCGATACTGTAGAATGAGTGTGTTCCCTGCCTCCCTGGTCCACGGCCATCCGCGCGCGCCCATCCGATTCCGACCGAGATCCACATGAGCTGTCAACCCCCACTATTGCTACTCTTATGAGTGTTTTTAGGTTTAGATGTTTTTTTTTAATCTAGTGTTTTTAGATGTTAGTTTTGTGACTTCAAGCAACTTTTGTCTCTGGCCCCCCCTTTCCTAGTCGACTGAGTACCTTTTTTTTTCCCCTTTGGGCCCGTTCGTTTCAAGCGGAACGGAGCGCCGAAACCGATCCGGACCGAAAGGCAGCTGTATTTTATACCCGTTAATCATCACCGGAAGCGTTCCGGCTGAAAATCAGCCTAAACTAACGGGCCCTTAATCTTGCGCAATCCCTGAGCTACACGTCGATCGTGGAAGCCTCCGGCCGGGCTCCAGTTTCCCGTTTGAGCTAGGAATCGCGCCTAGCTCCACACGAACTGTTGGCCTGTTGGGGGCGCGAATCGGACATGACAGGCAAAGAGCCCAAAAAAACGCCGTCCCGGAACGGGAAAACGCCCTTGTTGGGTAGGTAGGACGTAGGCGGGGAAGTGAATTCAAGCACCTGCGGGCCAGTAGAATTTTGTAGGATTCGGGGCGGACTGGCGGACAGTGGACGAGGGTGAGGCGGGGACGGCAAGTGGTGGCGCAGCTACAAATCTTCGCAACAGTAGCACGGCACGGCATGGCCTAGGCCTACCCTTCTGCTCGCCTTGGTACAGGTATACAGTAGACGTGTAGTATAGTGTATAGTACAGCCATACAGGGAAGAGAAAGACGACTCCTCGCGCCTCACGGTCACTGGCAGTCTGGCACGCAGCAGCGCAAGGCAAGCAGTGCGCActggtgctctctctctctcggccgCTGCTCATGTGACTGATGCGATGCGACACAAGGACCGGAGACGATGCGACCTGGAGTATCGTATAATCCCTCCTTCCTTAGATAATTATCCCAGAAATAATTttaactaattttatataaaaatattaatatttatgatacatattaatattattagatagatggttgattctatttttataataaatttatttggagatataaatattgtatgtattttctataaattcaaTTAAACTTATGACACGGAAAAAAACGATAGATATTTTGGGACGAAAGGAGTACTTACTCTGTATTTTTTTAAATATCActatggtatttttatttttccCGAGGGAAAGCTATGCATTTTTATTGgtcatatatttttttattttatctagctttataaaaatattaacaatatttgtatatgtaaataagcatattataaaaatagatttaacgATCTAATATTTGATTATACTAATTATGTgctataaatattattttttatatatttaactAAAGTTTAGTACCTTTAACTTTTCAAAAAGTGAGAACAACAGTTAAAATTAAAagaggatggagggagtaatatcCTGCATGCATC
Coding sequences within:
- the LOC136452888 gene encoding MADS-box transcription factor 32-like codes for the protein MGRGRSEIKRIENPTQRQSTFYKRRDGLFKKARELSVLCDVDLLLLLFSTSGKLYHYLSPTVPSVKDLVERYEAVTHTKVWTDIRQERRAELEKAEQMCELMEKELRFMTVDDGEQYTVPSLELLEHNLEAAVHKVRSEKDRKIGSEINYLENIIRGRHEERYGLWDKLAHSQASNNNGEGGSTPPSSGLELKLGFN